The following are encoded together in the Mycteria americana isolate JAX WOST 10 ecotype Jacksonville Zoo and Gardens chromosome 2, USCA_MyAme_1.0, whole genome shotgun sequence genome:
- the PSMG2 gene encoding proteasome assembly chaperone 2 isoform X1, with amino-acid sequence MFVPCDRGGVSASSDFKGFTLLMPAVSVGNVGQLATDLVISTLNMTKVGYFYTDCLVPMVGNNPYATAEENSMELSINAEVYSLPSEKLVVLQIRSPFIKNKYRPFCQTLFSWVKSSKCARVILLSSSHAYQRDDEQLLGTPLRYLLTPDLEKAVGGLMQDLNWKEMEKVAAYPGINDTEKVLHIPGGGITKLLFTESCSRGIQMAVLLKFCSEGDNIPDAFALVNYLNEWLQLIKSKSNNSTDTSSQWKIPSSWRLLFGNGLPPALF; translated from the exons ATGTTTGTTCCTTGCGACCGTGGCGGGGTCTCCGCCAGCTCCGACTTTAAAGGCTTCACTCTGCTCATG CCAGCAGTGTCGGTGGGAAATGTTGGTCAACTGGCAACAGATCTAGTGATTTCCACGCTCAACATGACTAAAGTTGGTTACTTCTACACTGATTGCCTGGTGCCGATGGTTGGAAATAATCCATatgcaacagcagaagaaaactcaATGGAGCTGAGTATAAATGCTGAAG TGTATTCATTACCTTCAGAGAAACTTGTAGTTCTGCAGATCAGATCACCTTTTATAAAG AACAAGTACAGGCCATTCTGCCAAACACTGTTTTCTTGGGTGAAAAGCAGCAAATGTGCCAGAGTCATTCTTCTGTCTAGCAGCCATGCATACCAGCGCGATGATGAGCAACTTCTTGG GACACCACTACGCTACCTACTTACACCTGATCTTGAGAAAGCAGTTGGAGGCCTTATGCAGGACctaaactggaaagaaatggaaaaagtagcAGCTTACCCTGGAATAAATGATACAGAAAAAGTTCTACATATTCCTGGAGGTGGCATCACAAAACTGTTGTTTACTGAGAG CTGTTCAAGAGGAATCCAAATGGCAGTTCTTCTGAAATTCTGCTCAGAAGGGGACAACATCCCTGATGCGTTTGCTCTTGTTAACTATCTTAATGAATGGCTCCAGctaattaaaagcaaa AGTAACAATTCCACAGATACTTCTTCACAATGGAAAATACCAAGTTCTTGGCGCTTACTTTTTGGTAATGGTCTTCCACCTGCACTCTTCTGA
- the CEP76 gene encoding centrosomal protein of 76 kDa isoform X3: protein MSLPPEKASELKQIIHQQLVKMDVHGRIREVLAETIREELAPEHQQLSTEDLIKALRQRGIIDDVMKELKFVTDVNERERTSAPKPSTHFVDREPPVLKKTNIDPTRRYLYLQVLGGKAFLEHLQEPEPLPGQICSTFTLCLHFRNQRFRSKPVPCACEPDFHDGFLLEVHKDSLGDGSKMVDATTMLSICDPVHMVLIKTDTFGETTLVASYFLEWRSVLAAENGITNVAVELLGVGTESKVSVGVLNIRLEMYPQLSKTLSPEITNTQFALERQKTAEKERLFLVYAKQWWREYLQIRPTHNVRLVKIFAQILYVQDENGVNRPVCSYIRPLRAGRLLDTPRQAARFVSVLGYERAPVIGGGGGKQEQWCTLLAFLCRNKGDCEDHANLLCSLLLGFGLEAFVCVGTKAKGVPHTWVMTCGTDGTITFWESLTGHRYIHRPINPDDPPLVEQPKPLYPYRTIGCLFNHQKFFGNCQPSDAVEICVFDLHDESKWKPMSGEAIKSVCSPGTTSSVPPFPPLCASTIDAAVTSNEIELQLRILVAEHRKDLGLSTVWDDHLSYLLSPALAAYELERTTSISAGNEEFQDAVRRAVPDGHTFKGFPIHFVYRNARRAFATCLRSPFCEEIICCRGDQVRLAVRVRVFTYPESACAVWIMFACKYRSVL from the exons ATGTCGCTGCCGCCGGAGAAAGCCTCCGAGCTGAAGCAGATCATCCACCAGCAGCTGGTCAAG atggATGTCCACGGCAGGATAAGAGAAGTTCTTGCTGAGACTATACGTGAAGAGTTAGCACCTGAGCATCAGCAGTTATCCACAGAAGATCTGATAAAAGCCTTAAGACAACGAGGAATCATTGATGATGTTATGAAGGAACTTAAATTTGTAACT GATGTGAATGAAAGGGAGAGGACTTCAGCTCCAAAACCATCAACACATTTTGTTGACAGAGAACCAccagttttgaaaaaaa CTAATATTGACCCAACACGGAGGTATCTTTACCTTCAGGTTTTGGGTGGAAAAGCCTTTCTGGAACATCTTCAGGAACCGGAGCCTCTGCCTGGCCAAATCTGTTCTACCTTCACTCTGTGTTTACATTTTCGAAATCAGCGCTTCCGTTCTAAACCTGTCCCCTGTGCCTGTGAGCCAGATTTTCATGATGGTTTTTTACTTGAAGTGCACAAAGACAGCCTAG GTGATGGAAGTAAAATGGTGGATGCAACCACTATGTTATCTATATGTGATCCGGTGCATATGGTTCTGATCAAAACAGACACGTTTGGTGAGACAACACTAGTAGCATCCTATTTCTTGGAGTGGCGATCTGTCTTGGCTGCAGAGAATGGCATAACAAATGTTGCTGTTGAACTCCTGGGTGTAG GTACAGAATCAAAGGTTTCTGTTGGTGTTTTAAACATCAGACTGGAAATGTATCCACAGCTTAGTAAGACGCTGTCTCCAGAAATAACTAATACTCAA TTTGCTTTGGAACgtcagaaaacagcagaaaaagaacgATTATTTCTTGTATATGCTAAACAGTGGTGGAGGGAGTACCTACAGATAAGGCCTACACACAACGTAAGGCTAGTAAAGATTTTTGCACAG attttatatGTTCAGGATGAAAATGGAGTAAACCGTCCAGTATGTTCATATATCAGACCACTTCGAGCAGGCCGGTTACTAGACACTCCTAGACAAGCAGCGCGATTTGTCAGTGTCCTGGGTTATGAACGAGCTCCTGTCATCGGAGGAGGCGGTGGCAAACAAGAACAGTGGTGCACCCTTCTTGCTTTTTTATGTAGAAACAAG GGTGACTGTGAAGATCATGCTAACCTTCTGTGCAGTCTTCTTCTTGGGTTTGGATTGGAAGCCTTTGTGTGTGTtggaacaaaagcaaaaggagTCCCCCACACTTGGGTAATGACTTGTGGAACTGATGGAACAATTACTTTTTGGGAGAGCTTAACAGGGCATAG GTACATCCACAGACCTATCAATCCTGATGACCCTCCACTAGTTGAACAACCCAAGCCACTGTATCCTTATCGCACGATAGGTTGTCTCTTCAACCATCAAAAGTTCTTTGGAAATTGTCAGCCCTCTGACGCTGTGGAGATCTGTGTGTTTGACCTGCATGATGAATCTAAATGGAAACCCATGAGTGGAGAAGCAATAAAATCTGTATGTTCCCCTGGAACAACATCTTCAgttcccccttttcctcctctgtgtgcTTCCACGATAGATGCTGCAGTAACAAGCAACGAGATAGAATTGCAGCTAAGAATACTGGTCGCTGAACACAGAAAG GATCTTGGCCTTTCTACTGTTTGGGATGACCATCTATCCTATCTGTTGTCACCAGCATTAGCAGCCTATGAGCTCGAACGTACAAcaagcatttctgcaggaaacGAAGAGTTTCAAGATGCTGTAAGAAGAGCAGTACCTGATGGTCACACGTTCAAAGGATTTCCTATCCATTTTGTATACAGAAATGCCAGGAGAGCATTTGCCACATGTCTTCG GTCTCCTTTTTGTGAAGAAATAATCTGTTGTAGGGGAGACCAAGTGCGACTTGCAGTTCGTGTACGAGTGTTTACATACCCTGAATCTGCCTGTGCTGTTTGGATCATGTTTGCCTGTAAATACCGCTCTGTCctttga
- the CEP76 gene encoding centrosomal protein of 76 kDa isoform X2 → MSLPPEKASELKQIIHQQLVKMDVHGRIREVLAETIREELAPEHQQLSTEDLIKALRQRGIIDDVMKELKFVTDVNERERTSAPKPSTHFVDREPPVLKKTNIDPTRRYLYLQVLGGKAFLEHLQEPEPLPGQICSTFTLCLHFRNQRFRSKPVPCACEPDFHDGFLLEVHKDSLGDGSKMVDATTMLSICDPVHMVLIKTDTFGETTLVASYFLEWRSVLAAENGITNVAVELLGVGTESKVSVGVLNIRLEMYPQLSKTLSPEITNTQFALERQKTAEKERLFLVYAKQWWREYLQIRPTHNVRLVKIFAQILYVQDENGVNRPVCSYIRPLRAGRLLDTPRQAARFVSVLGYERAPVIGGGGGKQEQWCTLLAFLCRNKGDCEDHANLLCSLLLGFGLEAFVCVGTKAKGVPHTWVMTCGTDGTITFWESLTGHRYIHRPINPDDPPLVEQPKPLYPYRTIGCLFNHQKFFGNCQPSDAVEICVFDLHDESKWKPMSGEAIKSVCSPGTTSSVPPFPPLCASTIDAAVTSNEIELQLRILVAEHRKH, encoded by the exons ATGTCGCTGCCGCCGGAGAAAGCCTCCGAGCTGAAGCAGATCATCCACCAGCAGCTGGTCAAG atggATGTCCACGGCAGGATAAGAGAAGTTCTTGCTGAGACTATACGTGAAGAGTTAGCACCTGAGCATCAGCAGTTATCCACAGAAGATCTGATAAAAGCCTTAAGACAACGAGGAATCATTGATGATGTTATGAAGGAACTTAAATTTGTAACT GATGTGAATGAAAGGGAGAGGACTTCAGCTCCAAAACCATCAACACATTTTGTTGACAGAGAACCAccagttttgaaaaaaa CTAATATTGACCCAACACGGAGGTATCTTTACCTTCAGGTTTTGGGTGGAAAAGCCTTTCTGGAACATCTTCAGGAACCGGAGCCTCTGCCTGGCCAAATCTGTTCTACCTTCACTCTGTGTTTACATTTTCGAAATCAGCGCTTCCGTTCTAAACCTGTCCCCTGTGCCTGTGAGCCAGATTTTCATGATGGTTTTTTACTTGAAGTGCACAAAGACAGCCTAG GTGATGGAAGTAAAATGGTGGATGCAACCACTATGTTATCTATATGTGATCCGGTGCATATGGTTCTGATCAAAACAGACACGTTTGGTGAGACAACACTAGTAGCATCCTATTTCTTGGAGTGGCGATCTGTCTTGGCTGCAGAGAATGGCATAACAAATGTTGCTGTTGAACTCCTGGGTGTAG GTACAGAATCAAAGGTTTCTGTTGGTGTTTTAAACATCAGACTGGAAATGTATCCACAGCTTAGTAAGACGCTGTCTCCAGAAATAACTAATACTCAA TTTGCTTTGGAACgtcagaaaacagcagaaaaagaacgATTATTTCTTGTATATGCTAAACAGTGGTGGAGGGAGTACCTACAGATAAGGCCTACACACAACGTAAGGCTAGTAAAGATTTTTGCACAG attttatatGTTCAGGATGAAAATGGAGTAAACCGTCCAGTATGTTCATATATCAGACCACTTCGAGCAGGCCGGTTACTAGACACTCCTAGACAAGCAGCGCGATTTGTCAGTGTCCTGGGTTATGAACGAGCTCCTGTCATCGGAGGAGGCGGTGGCAAACAAGAACAGTGGTGCACCCTTCTTGCTTTTTTATGTAGAAACAAG GGTGACTGTGAAGATCATGCTAACCTTCTGTGCAGTCTTCTTCTTGGGTTTGGATTGGAAGCCTTTGTGTGTGTtggaacaaaagcaaaaggagTCCCCCACACTTGGGTAATGACTTGTGGAACTGATGGAACAATTACTTTTTGGGAGAGCTTAACAGGGCATAG GTACATCCACAGACCTATCAATCCTGATGACCCTCCACTAGTTGAACAACCCAAGCCACTGTATCCTTATCGCACGATAGGTTGTCTCTTCAACCATCAAAAGTTCTTTGGAAATTGTCAGCCCTCTGACGCTGTGGAGATCTGTGTGTTTGACCTGCATGATGAATCTAAATGGAAACCCATGAGTGGAGAAGCAATAAAATCTGTATGTTCCCCTGGAACAACATCTTCAgttcccccttttcctcctctgtgtgcTTCCACGATAGATGCTGCAGTAACAAGCAACGAGATAGAATTGCAGCTAAGAATACTGGTCGCTGAACACAGAAAG CATTAG
- the CEP76 gene encoding centrosomal protein of 76 kDa isoform X1, which produces MDVHGRIREVLAETIREELAPEHQQLSTEDLIKALRQRGIIDDVMKELKFVTDVNERERTSAPKPSTHFVDREPPVLKKTNIDPTRRYLYLQVLGGKAFLEHLQEPEPLPGQICSTFTLCLHFRNQRFRSKPVPCACEPDFHDGFLLEVHKDSLGDGSKMVDATTMLSICDPVHMVLIKTDTFGETTLVASYFLEWRSVLAAENGITNVAVELLGVGTESKVSVGVLNIRLEMYPQLSKTLSPEITNTQFALERQKTAEKERLFLVYAKQWWREYLQIRPTHNVRLVKIFAQILYVQDENGVNRPVCSYIRPLRAGRLLDTPRQAARFVSVLGYERAPVIGGGGGKQEQWCTLLAFLCRNKGDCEDHANLLCSLLLGFGLEAFVCVGTKAKGVPHTWVMTCGTDGTITFWESLTGHRYIHRPINPDDPPLVEQPKPLYPYRTIGCLFNHQKFFGNCQPSDAVEICVFDLHDESKWKPMSGEAIKSVCSPGTTSSVPPFPPLCASTIDAAVTSNEIELQLRILVAEHRKDLGLSTVWDDHLSYLLSPALAAYELERTTSISAGNEEFQDAVRRAVPDGHTFKGFPIHFVYRNARRAFATCLRSPFCEEIICCRGDQVRLAVRVRVFTYPESACAVWIMFACKYRSVL; this is translated from the exons atggATGTCCACGGCAGGATAAGAGAAGTTCTTGCTGAGACTATACGTGAAGAGTTAGCACCTGAGCATCAGCAGTTATCCACAGAAGATCTGATAAAAGCCTTAAGACAACGAGGAATCATTGATGATGTTATGAAGGAACTTAAATTTGTAACT GATGTGAATGAAAGGGAGAGGACTTCAGCTCCAAAACCATCAACACATTTTGTTGACAGAGAACCAccagttttgaaaaaaa CTAATATTGACCCAACACGGAGGTATCTTTACCTTCAGGTTTTGGGTGGAAAAGCCTTTCTGGAACATCTTCAGGAACCGGAGCCTCTGCCTGGCCAAATCTGTTCTACCTTCACTCTGTGTTTACATTTTCGAAATCAGCGCTTCCGTTCTAAACCTGTCCCCTGTGCCTGTGAGCCAGATTTTCATGATGGTTTTTTACTTGAAGTGCACAAAGACAGCCTAG GTGATGGAAGTAAAATGGTGGATGCAACCACTATGTTATCTATATGTGATCCGGTGCATATGGTTCTGATCAAAACAGACACGTTTGGTGAGACAACACTAGTAGCATCCTATTTCTTGGAGTGGCGATCTGTCTTGGCTGCAGAGAATGGCATAACAAATGTTGCTGTTGAACTCCTGGGTGTAG GTACAGAATCAAAGGTTTCTGTTGGTGTTTTAAACATCAGACTGGAAATGTATCCACAGCTTAGTAAGACGCTGTCTCCAGAAATAACTAATACTCAA TTTGCTTTGGAACgtcagaaaacagcagaaaaagaacgATTATTTCTTGTATATGCTAAACAGTGGTGGAGGGAGTACCTACAGATAAGGCCTACACACAACGTAAGGCTAGTAAAGATTTTTGCACAG attttatatGTTCAGGATGAAAATGGAGTAAACCGTCCAGTATGTTCATATATCAGACCACTTCGAGCAGGCCGGTTACTAGACACTCCTAGACAAGCAGCGCGATTTGTCAGTGTCCTGGGTTATGAACGAGCTCCTGTCATCGGAGGAGGCGGTGGCAAACAAGAACAGTGGTGCACCCTTCTTGCTTTTTTATGTAGAAACAAG GGTGACTGTGAAGATCATGCTAACCTTCTGTGCAGTCTTCTTCTTGGGTTTGGATTGGAAGCCTTTGTGTGTGTtggaacaaaagcaaaaggagTCCCCCACACTTGGGTAATGACTTGTGGAACTGATGGAACAATTACTTTTTGGGAGAGCTTAACAGGGCATAG GTACATCCACAGACCTATCAATCCTGATGACCCTCCACTAGTTGAACAACCCAAGCCACTGTATCCTTATCGCACGATAGGTTGTCTCTTCAACCATCAAAAGTTCTTTGGAAATTGTCAGCCCTCTGACGCTGTGGAGATCTGTGTGTTTGACCTGCATGATGAATCTAAATGGAAACCCATGAGTGGAGAAGCAATAAAATCTGTATGTTCCCCTGGAACAACATCTTCAgttcccccttttcctcctctgtgtgcTTCCACGATAGATGCTGCAGTAACAAGCAACGAGATAGAATTGCAGCTAAGAATACTGGTCGCTGAACACAGAAAG GATCTTGGCCTTTCTACTGTTTGGGATGACCATCTATCCTATCTGTTGTCACCAGCATTAGCAGCCTATGAGCTCGAACGTACAAcaagcatttctgcaggaaacGAAGAGTTTCAAGATGCTGTAAGAAGAGCAGTACCTGATGGTCACACGTTCAAAGGATTTCCTATCCATTTTGTATACAGAAATGCCAGGAGAGCATTTGCCACATGTCTTCG GTCTCCTTTTTGTGAAGAAATAATCTGTTGTAGGGGAGACCAAGTGCGACTTGCAGTTCGTGTACGAGTGTTTACATACCCTGAATCTGCCTGTGCTGTTTGGATCATGTTTGCCTGTAAATACCGCTCTGTCctttga
- the PSMG2 gene encoding proteasome assembly chaperone 2 isoform X2 has translation MTKVGYFYTDCLVPMVGNNPYATAEENSMELSINAEVYSLPSEKLVVLQIRSPFIKNKYRPFCQTLFSWVKSSKCARVILLSSSHAYQRDDEQLLGTPLRYLLTPDLEKAVGGLMQDLNWKEMEKVAAYPGINDTEKVLHIPGGGITKLLFTESCSRGIQMAVLLKFCSEGDNIPDAFALVNYLNEWLQLIKSKSNNSTDTSSQWKIPSSWRLLFGNGLPPALF, from the exons ATGACTAAAGTTGGTTACTTCTACACTGATTGCCTGGTGCCGATGGTTGGAAATAATCCATatgcaacagcagaagaaaactcaATGGAGCTGAGTATAAATGCTGAAG TGTATTCATTACCTTCAGAGAAACTTGTAGTTCTGCAGATCAGATCACCTTTTATAAAG AACAAGTACAGGCCATTCTGCCAAACACTGTTTTCTTGGGTGAAAAGCAGCAAATGTGCCAGAGTCATTCTTCTGTCTAGCAGCCATGCATACCAGCGCGATGATGAGCAACTTCTTGG GACACCACTACGCTACCTACTTACACCTGATCTTGAGAAAGCAGTTGGAGGCCTTATGCAGGACctaaactggaaagaaatggaaaaagtagcAGCTTACCCTGGAATAAATGATACAGAAAAAGTTCTACATATTCCTGGAGGTGGCATCACAAAACTGTTGTTTACTGAGAG CTGTTCAAGAGGAATCCAAATGGCAGTTCTTCTGAAATTCTGCTCAGAAGGGGACAACATCCCTGATGCGTTTGCTCTTGTTAACTATCTTAATGAATGGCTCCAGctaattaaaagcaaa AGTAACAATTCCACAGATACTTCTTCACAATGGAAAATACCAAGTTCTTGGCGCTTACTTTTTGGTAATGGTCTTCCACCTGCACTCTTCTGA
- the CEP76 gene encoding centrosomal protein of 76 kDa isoform X4 — translation MSLPPEKASELKQIIHQQLVKMDVHGRIREVLAETIREELAPEHQQLSTEDLIKALRQRGIIDDVMKELKFVTDVNERERTSAPKPSTHFVDREPPVLKKTNIDPTRRYLYLQVLGGKAFLEHLQEPEPLPGQICSTFTLCLHFRNQRFRSKPVPCACEPDFHDGFLLEVHKDSLGDGSKMVDATTMLSICDPVHMVLIKTDTFGETTLVASYFLEWRSVLAAENGITNVAVELLGVGTESKVSVGVLNIRLEMYPQLSKTLSPEITNTQFALERQKTAEKERLFLVYAKQWWREYLQIRPTHNVRLVKIFAQDENGVNRPVCSYIRPLRAGRLLDTPRQAARFVSVLGYERAPVIGGGGGKQEQWCTLLAFLCRNKGDCEDHANLLCSLLLGFGLEAFVCVGTKAKGVPHTWVMTCGTDGTITFWESLTGHRYIHRPINPDDPPLVEQPKPLYPYRTIGCLFNHQKFFGNCQPSDAVEICVFDLHDESKWKPMSGEAIKSVCSPGTTSSVPPFPPLCASTIDAAVTSNEIELQLRILVAEHRKDLGLSTVWDDHLSYLLSPALAAYELERTTSISAGNEEFQDAVRRAVPDGHTFKGFPIHFVYRNARRAFATCLRSPFCEEIICCRGDQVRLAVRVRVFTYPESACAVWIMFACKYRSVL, via the exons ATGTCGCTGCCGCCGGAGAAAGCCTCCGAGCTGAAGCAGATCATCCACCAGCAGCTGGTCAAG atggATGTCCACGGCAGGATAAGAGAAGTTCTTGCTGAGACTATACGTGAAGAGTTAGCACCTGAGCATCAGCAGTTATCCACAGAAGATCTGATAAAAGCCTTAAGACAACGAGGAATCATTGATGATGTTATGAAGGAACTTAAATTTGTAACT GATGTGAATGAAAGGGAGAGGACTTCAGCTCCAAAACCATCAACACATTTTGTTGACAGAGAACCAccagttttgaaaaaaa CTAATATTGACCCAACACGGAGGTATCTTTACCTTCAGGTTTTGGGTGGAAAAGCCTTTCTGGAACATCTTCAGGAACCGGAGCCTCTGCCTGGCCAAATCTGTTCTACCTTCACTCTGTGTTTACATTTTCGAAATCAGCGCTTCCGTTCTAAACCTGTCCCCTGTGCCTGTGAGCCAGATTTTCATGATGGTTTTTTACTTGAAGTGCACAAAGACAGCCTAG GTGATGGAAGTAAAATGGTGGATGCAACCACTATGTTATCTATATGTGATCCGGTGCATATGGTTCTGATCAAAACAGACACGTTTGGTGAGACAACACTAGTAGCATCCTATTTCTTGGAGTGGCGATCTGTCTTGGCTGCAGAGAATGGCATAACAAATGTTGCTGTTGAACTCCTGGGTGTAG GTACAGAATCAAAGGTTTCTGTTGGTGTTTTAAACATCAGACTGGAAATGTATCCACAGCTTAGTAAGACGCTGTCTCCAGAAATAACTAATACTCAA TTTGCTTTGGAACgtcagaaaacagcagaaaaagaacgATTATTTCTTGTATATGCTAAACAGTGGTGGAGGGAGTACCTACAGATAAGGCCTACACACAACGTAAGGCTAGTAAAGATTTTTGCACAG GATGAAAATGGAGTAAACCGTCCAGTATGTTCATATATCAGACCACTTCGAGCAGGCCGGTTACTAGACACTCCTAGACAAGCAGCGCGATTTGTCAGTGTCCTGGGTTATGAACGAGCTCCTGTCATCGGAGGAGGCGGTGGCAAACAAGAACAGTGGTGCACCCTTCTTGCTTTTTTATGTAGAAACAAG GGTGACTGTGAAGATCATGCTAACCTTCTGTGCAGTCTTCTTCTTGGGTTTGGATTGGAAGCCTTTGTGTGTGTtggaacaaaagcaaaaggagTCCCCCACACTTGGGTAATGACTTGTGGAACTGATGGAACAATTACTTTTTGGGAGAGCTTAACAGGGCATAG GTACATCCACAGACCTATCAATCCTGATGACCCTCCACTAGTTGAACAACCCAAGCCACTGTATCCTTATCGCACGATAGGTTGTCTCTTCAACCATCAAAAGTTCTTTGGAAATTGTCAGCCCTCTGACGCTGTGGAGATCTGTGTGTTTGACCTGCATGATGAATCTAAATGGAAACCCATGAGTGGAGAAGCAATAAAATCTGTATGTTCCCCTGGAACAACATCTTCAgttcccccttttcctcctctgtgtgcTTCCACGATAGATGCTGCAGTAACAAGCAACGAGATAGAATTGCAGCTAAGAATACTGGTCGCTGAACACAGAAAG GATCTTGGCCTTTCTACTGTTTGGGATGACCATCTATCCTATCTGTTGTCACCAGCATTAGCAGCCTATGAGCTCGAACGTACAAcaagcatttctgcaggaaacGAAGAGTTTCAAGATGCTGTAAGAAGAGCAGTACCTGATGGTCACACGTTCAAAGGATTTCCTATCCATTTTGTATACAGAAATGCCAGGAGAGCATTTGCCACATGTCTTCG GTCTCCTTTTTGTGAAGAAATAATCTGTTGTAGGGGAGACCAAGTGCGACTTGCAGTTCGTGTACGAGTGTTTACATACCCTGAATCTGCCTGTGCTGTTTGGATCATGTTTGCCTGTAAATACCGCTCTGTCctttga